One Fusarium oxysporum f. sp. lycopersici 4287 chromosome 8, whole genome shotgun sequence genomic region harbors:
- a CDS encoding actin-like protein arp-6, with amino-acid sequence MAGPRKPKPAPPKGPSTTLILDNGASTIKAGLIHSCTIPSEPRIIPNVIARDRTRKIYVASELEKCRDFGEIQFRRPVEKGFIVNWEAQKEIWDREIFEREEFEPKDARLILAEPPNGLPILQANCDQIVFEEYGFASYYRGIGSTFNAYHDVQNIFRTPQEAPTVANTPAEAVMVIDSGYSHTTITPVLRGQPLQSAIKRLDVGGKVLTNYLTRLISLRHFDMRNDTYIVNEMKEISCYVSADFKADLEKSWKGTRGERRPDYLSGGGIAKDYILPDFHTRFKGTLVDYDPARHSKSRKLAAQSEEDALTLRNERFTVPEILFNPSDAGIRQPGLADLVYESLQELPIGLWPALLANIIVVGGNTHFDGFIQRLQKEVVQRVPDDCIVRVARPADPVTHTWFGGANLACHTNIERLAVTKAEYEEHGAAWVAKKFAAGLGT; translated from the exons ATGGCCGGGCCACGCAAACCCAAACCCGCGCCCCCAAAAGGCCCATCAACAACCCTCATCCTCGACAACGGCGCCTCCACCATAAAAGCCGGCCTCATCCACTCCTGCACGATCCCCTCCGAACCCCGGATCATCCCCAACGTGATCGCCCGCGACCGCACGCGCAAGATCTACGTCGCATCCGAGCTAGAAAAATGTCGCGATTTCGGCGAGATACAGTTCAGACGGCCTGTTGAGAAGGGGTTTATTGTCAATTGGGAGGCGCAGAAGGAGATTTGGGATAGGGAGATTTTCGAGAGGGAGGAGTTTGAGCCTAAGGATGCGAGGTTGATACTCGCTGAGCCGCCGAATGGGCTGCCGATTTTGCAGGCGAATTGTGATCAGATTGTTTTTGAGGAGTATGGCTTTGCGAGTTACTATCGGGGGATAG GCTCGACGTTTAATGCGTATCATGATGTGCAGAATATCTTTCGAACGCCGCAAGAGGCTCCTACGGTCGCTAACACCCCCGCCGAAGCCGTCATGGTTATTGATTCCGGATATTCGCATACAACCATCACACCAGTCCTTCGCGGCCAACCGTTACAATCTGCGATCAAACGACTAGATGTCGGCGGCAAGGTTTTGACGAACTACCTCACACGGTTGATCTCTCTGCGACACTTCGATATGCGTAACGACACATACATCGTCAACGAGATGAAAGAAATATCATGCTACGTCTCCGCCGATTTCAAAGCCGATCTCGAAAAGTCATGGAAGGGAACGAGAGGCGAACGTCGACCAGATTATTTGTCCGGCGGCGGTATTGCCAAGGACTACATTCTTCCTGATTTCCACACCCGCTTTAAAGGAACTCTCGTCGACTACGACCCCGCGCGACACTCCAAATCCCGAAAACTAGCAGCACAATCCGAAGAAGACGCTCTCACGCTACGCAACGAGCGCTTCACCGTCCCCGAAATCCTCTTCAACCCTTCAGACGCTGGGATCCGACAACCCGGTCTCGCAGACCTCGTCTACGAATCCCTACAAGAACTGCCCATTGGTCTCTGGCCTGCTCTACTAGCCAACATTATCGTTGTTGGTGGAAACACGCATTTTGATGGGTTTATTCAGCGGCTGCAGAAGGAGGTTGTGCAGAGGGTGCCGGATGATTGTATCGTTAGGGTTGCGAGGCCTGCGGATCCGGTTACGCATACTTGGTTTGGGGGTGCGAATCTGGCGTGTCATACGAATATTGAGAGGTTGGCTGTTACGAAGGCGGAGTATGAGGAGCATGGTGCTGCGTGGGTCGCGAAGAAGTTTGCTGCTGGGTTGGGGACTTGA
- a CDS encoding hypothetical protein (At least one base has a quality score < 10): MADERKPLSEVIPPLILGTATFNHQYHPDPTHMPYTDIVGRALAHNILGFDTSPYYGPSEILLGDALRKLTPPPPRENYFLITKAGRIAGDEFDYSPAWIRYSVYRSLERLGTSYLDLVYTHDVEFVSPEEVLAAVTELRHLRDQGLVRYVGISGYPVDTLASLAEMILRETGEPLDAVMSYSNFCVQNSQLGNKALLDRFQAAGVDCVPNASMLGMGLLTTRGIDNSPMRAWHPAPEELRDLCAKLSSIAQDSGEHLEEVAIRWALENWARVGSRFGTKINPSDTGRLGVSVMGVSSVDELEETWALWTSVVGLVGDEEATQRKVKIESLVREKMWPALGKWKDYAWGSGGPDFVNARRVEDMGVVPRDETAVRWRLIPSAMDTPKI; the protein is encoded by the coding sequence ATGGCCGACGAAAGAAAACCTCTCTCGGAGGTCATTCCTCCCCTCATCCTCGGAACAGCAACGTTCAACCACCAGTACCATCCCGATCCAACTCATATGCCCTACACCGACATCGTAGGCCGCGCCCTCGCCCACAACATCCTCGGCTTCGATACATCTCCCTACTACGGCCCCTCCGAGATCCTCCTCGGCGATGCGCTACGAAAATTAACGCCTCCCCCGCCTAGGGAGAACTACTTCCTCATCACGAAAGCTGGGCGCATTGCGGGCGATGAGTTTGATTACTCACCCGCTTGGATCCGATATAGTGTTTATCGCAGTCTTGAACGGCTGGGCACTTCGTATCTTGATCTTGTGTACACGCATGATGTGGAGTTTGTTTCGCCGGAGGAGGTCCTCGCTGCTGTTACGGAGCTTCGACACTTGAGGGATCAAGGTCTTGTTCGATATGTCGGAATCAGTGGATATCCAGTTGATACGCTTGCGTCGCTGGCGGAGATGATCTTGCGCGAGACTGGAGAGCCGTTGGACGCTGTTATGTCGTACAGCAACTTCTGCGTGCAGAACAGCCAGCTGGGAAACAAGGCATTGCTAGATCGCTTCCAAGCAGCAGGCGTAGACTGCGTACCGAACGCCAGCATGCTCGGTATGGGACTATTAACCACCCGCGGTATCGACAACAGCCCCATGCGCGCATGGCATCCTGCCCCAGAAGAACTCCGCGACCTATGCGCCAAACTCTCCAGCATCGCCCAAGACTCCGGCGAGCATCTCGAAGAAGTGGCCATCCGCTGGGCGCTCGAGAACTGGGCGCGCGTAGGCTCACGGTTCGGAACAAAGATAAATCCTAGCGACACAGGCCGTCTTGGCGTAAGCGTCATGGGTGTTTCCAGCGTAGACGAACTCGAAGAAACATGGGCCCTGTGGACGAGCGTAGTAGGCCTCGtaggtgatgaagaagcgaCGCAGCGCAAGGTAAAAATTGAGAGTCTCGTGAGAGAAAAGATGTGGCCTGCGCTTGGGAAGTGGAAGGATTATGCGTGGGGGAGCGGCGGTCCTGATTTTGTTAATGCGAGACGGGTTGAGGATATGGGGGTTGTGCCGAGGGATGAGACGGCGGTGCGGTGGAGGTTGATACCCAGTGCCATGGACACACCTAAGATTTAA